One window from the genome of Longimicrobium sp. encodes:
- a CDS encoding S9 family peptidase, with protein sequence MSHSLVIRRALLAVLALSAAVPQAAPAQGQDPSRLSVERIFASPEFRLQTLPAVQWMNDGQRYTFVGTDGDLMVEDAATGARSVIVDAGLLGPAGAGEPIEIEDYQWSDDERKLLVYTNSQPVWRANTKGTFYVWDVAARRLTPVSTAPGWQQFAKFSPDGGKVGFVRDNDLFVTDLATGRETRLTRDGGEQIINGTFDWVYEEELGLQDGWRWSPDGRHIAYWRIDQSPVRTFYMMQETDSLYAQPVALRYPKAGTPNPIARIGVVSAEGGETRWMDTGSDPSVLLARMEWAASPSEIVIQRTNRIQNRLDVMVADAATGRSRVLFTETDSAWVDVGDDFRWLNGGRQFLWTSERDGSNHLYVYNRDGSVARQLTRGDWEVTSVLGIDEKNGWVYFGATEQGPAERHVYRVRLNGRGGVQQVSRDRGTHVAALSPAGTYWLDFHSRAGVPPVISLRRPDGAHVRTLADNASVRRTLEALAIRKPEFIQVPGADGTMLNATIIRPADFDPAKKYPVLMYVYGGPGSQTATDAWGGNRYLWHQVMAQNGYLVVSVDNRGTGGRGRDFKKVTYLRLGQHEAADQVAAAQWLARQPYVDAQRIGIWGWSYGGFMTAFSMMQPGSPFKAGVSVAPVADWGLYDTIYTERFMRTPQENPEGYRRSPVGEAANLRGRLLLVHGTGDDNVHFQNSVRLANALQAAGKQFTFMAYPNRNHSISGRATSAHLFTMMTDWVLANL encoded by the coding sequence ATGTCACACTCTCTCGTCATCCGCCGCGCGCTGCTGGCCGTGCTGGCGCTTTCGGCGGCCGTCCCCCAGGCGGCGCCCGCGCAGGGGCAGGACCCGTCGCGGCTGTCCGTGGAGCGCATCTTCGCCTCCCCCGAGTTCCGCCTGCAGACGCTTCCGGCGGTGCAGTGGATGAACGACGGCCAGCGCTACACCTTCGTGGGCACCGACGGCGACCTGATGGTGGAGGACGCCGCCACGGGTGCCCGGTCCGTGATCGTGGACGCGGGGCTGCTGGGGCCCGCCGGGGCCGGTGAGCCGATCGAGATCGAGGACTACCAGTGGTCAGACGATGAGCGCAAGCTGCTGGTGTACACCAATAGCCAGCCCGTCTGGCGCGCCAACACCAAGGGCACCTTCTACGTGTGGGACGTCGCCGCGCGGCGGCTGACGCCCGTCTCCACCGCGCCCGGCTGGCAGCAGTTCGCCAAGTTCTCGCCTGACGGCGGCAAGGTGGGCTTCGTTCGCGACAACGACCTCTTCGTCACCGACCTGGCCACCGGGCGGGAGACGCGGCTGACCCGCGACGGCGGCGAGCAGATCATCAACGGCACCTTCGACTGGGTGTACGAGGAAGAGCTGGGGCTGCAGGACGGCTGGCGGTGGAGCCCCGACGGGCGGCACATCGCCTACTGGCGCATCGACCAGTCGCCCGTGCGCACCTTCTACATGATGCAGGAGACGGACAGCCTGTATGCGCAGCCGGTGGCGCTTCGCTATCCCAAGGCCGGCACGCCGAATCCCATCGCCCGCATCGGCGTGGTGAGCGCGGAGGGCGGCGAGACGCGGTGGATGGATACGGGGAGCGACCCGTCCGTCCTCCTGGCCCGGATGGAGTGGGCCGCGTCGCCGTCCGAGATCGTCATCCAGCGCACCAACCGCATCCAGAACCGCCTGGACGTGATGGTGGCCGACGCCGCGACCGGCCGCAGCCGCGTGCTCTTCACCGAAACCGACAGCGCGTGGGTGGACGTGGGCGACGACTTCCGCTGGCTGAACGGCGGGCGCCAGTTCCTGTGGACGAGCGAGCGCGACGGGTCCAACCACCTGTACGTCTACAACCGCGACGGCTCGGTGGCGCGCCAGTTGACGCGCGGGGACTGGGAGGTCACCAGCGTGCTGGGGATCGACGAGAAGAACGGCTGGGTGTACTTCGGCGCGACGGAGCAAGGGCCCGCCGAGCGCCACGTGTACCGCGTGCGGCTGAACGGGCGCGGCGGCGTGCAGCAGGTGAGCCGCGACCGGGGCACGCACGTGGCGGCGCTGAGCCCGGCGGGCACGTACTGGCTGGACTTCCACTCCCGGGCCGGCGTGCCGCCCGTCATCTCGCTGCGGCGGCCGGACGGCGCGCACGTCCGCACCCTGGCCGACAATGCATCGGTTCGTCGGACGCTGGAGGCGCTGGCCATCCGCAAGCCCGAGTTCATCCAGGTGCCCGGGGCGGACGGGACGATGCTGAACGCCACCATCATCCGCCCGGCGGACTTCGATCCGGCGAAGAAGTACCCCGTGCTGATGTACGTGTACGGCGGGCCGGGCTCGCAGACGGCGACGGACGCGTGGGGCGGAAACCGCTACCTCTGGCACCAGGTGATGGCCCAGAACGGATACCTGGTGGTCAGCGTCGACAACCGCGGCACGGGCGGGCGCGGGCGCGACTTCAAGAAAGTCACGTACCTGCGGCTGGGCCAGCACGAGGCGGCCGACCAGGTCGCGGCGGCCCAGTGGCTGGCGCGGCAGCCGTACGTCGACGCGCAGCGCATCGGCATCTGGGGGTGGAGCTACGGCGGCTTCATGACGGCGTTCAGCATGATGCAGCCGGGCTCGCCCTTCAAGGCGGGCGTGTCGGTGGCCCCCGTGGCCGACTGGGGGCTGTACGACACCATCTACACCGAGCGCTTCATGCGCACCCCGCAGGAGAACCCCGAGGGCTACCGCCGCAGCCCGGTGGGTGAGGCGGCCAACCTGCGCGGCAGGCTGCTGCTGGTGCACGGCACGGGCGACGACAACGTGCACTTTCAGAACAGCGTGAGGCTGGCCAACGCGCTGCAGGCCGCGGGCAAGCAGTTCACCTTCATGGCCTACCCCAACCGCAACCACTCCATCTCCGGCAGGGCGACCAGCGCGCACCTGTTCACCATGATGACCGACTGGGTGCTGGCCAACCTCTGA